In Runella sp. SP2, the genomic window AAACGTGGCATTTGCAGTTTAAGTACCTCCGTTTTTCGTTGCAAAAAGACACCACCTACACCATTCAGTTTTGGGCAAAAGCCAATCAAGCCGCCGTCTTGAGTGTGTCGCTCATGCAAGATGACTCCCCTTATAAATGGTACGGCGGACAAAACTTCAACCTAACCACTACTTGGCAACTGTTCAAAATCAACGTTGTTTCAACTGACGATTTGGCAGGCAAAGGACGCTTGGCTTTTCAGGTAGGAAATTTACCAAACGGAACTACGATTTGGCTTGATAATGTTTCCCTAAAAGAATCGACGCGTACGGCTTTTCTAGCGGGAGAAAACCTAGCCACGCGCAACATCCAGCGGGTGGACTACCGTGACAGGGGAAATTATTCAAAACAACGCGTGGCTGATTTGGCGCAATTTTATATCCAACTTCAAAAGAAGTTTATGGAAGAAATGCGCACTTTTCTCCGTACAAACCTCAACGTCCAAGCACCCATCACAGGCACCAATGCACTCACGGGGATTCAGGAAGGACTTGAGCACGAATCTATGGACTATTATGACGACCATAGCTATTGGGACCATCCGCACTTTCCAAACGTGGCATGGGATGCTTCCGATTGGACCATCAATAATACGCCCATGGTCAAAAATGCGTATTTCAGTGCCATTTCTTCCGTTTTTTCAGGAATACCATTGGCCTCAAAACCTATCACCATCAGTGAGTACAACCACGGCTACCCCAACCGCTACCGCGCCGAAATGGTGCCCGCCATGGCTGCGTACGGTGCTTTTCACGGCATGGATGGGGTCATGTTTTTTGAATACAATAGCGATGTCAACAGCACTTGGGCGGCCGATAAAGTGGGAGGTTATTTTTCCATTCACTGCGACCACAGCACCATGAGTTTGTTTCCCTCTTGCGCCTGGGCGTTTCGGAATGGCCTCATTACCGAAGCCACGCCGACGTTGGTCAATTACTCCGAAAAAGACATTTATTGGTCGTTTGAAAAAGACAACAGCGGCCGTTGGGGAAAATACGTCCCCTACGATTTTCGACTCCAACTTACCCATTCGCTGCGCACCAATACCTACCACCATGCCCAAGGGCTCAGCAGTCAGACGTTTCCAAACGTAAGCAATGGTACTTTTCAAACATCAACCCAACAAACCACACTAAACACACAGACGGGTTTTTTAACCACCAATACCCCTCGCTTTGTGGCACTTACGGGCTTTTTAAAAGACGCTCCTAATACGCAAGTTGGGAACTTCACCCTCAAATCAGCCAGCGAATTTGGCGCACTTACTTGGGTATCACTCAATTCAAAACCCTTGGCAGATTCCGACAGCTCGTTGATTACCATTACGTCCCAAACCCAAAACACTGGGATGGTTTGGAACGCTGCCAACACTTCGGTCAACAACAATTGGGGAACGTCTCCAACTACGGTGCGCCCCTTGGCCATTGAAGCCCGATTGACGCTTACTGCGGAAGCGCTACGTATTCACAAACTTTCCACGACAGGGCAGGTATTATCAACGAGTGATGTGCTTCCCTCCTCGCCCAATACATTCGATGTGTCATTTGTCCAAAGCACCGACCAAACCCTTTGGTATGCGCTTCAAGCTATTAAAAAATCAGATTTATTACTTTCGGTGACCACCTCCAACCCATCGGGCGATGTGGTCAATGTTTATCCGAACCCAGCTCAAACGCTACTTACCGTCGAATTTACGCTATCAGCGCCCAAGCCCGTATCATTTGAAATCTACAACGCCGCCGCAAGTATGGTGTTCAATACGACCAATACCATGGGAGTTACTGGCAATAATCGGATGACTGTCAACGTCCAACATCTTCCCAACGGAACTTACTTTTTGCGAATAGGCAGTCAGGTAAAGCGCATCGTGATAAGCCGTTAAAAAGTGGTTCTTTCGTTGACAAGATTGTATTACATTTACAAAAAATTGTCTAATACCATTTTCATCTCCCTTCAACTATGGCCGAAGCATTTGTTTATGACGCAGTTCGTACCCCTCGCGGGCGTGGGAAATCGGACGGTTCTTTGCACGAAGTTCAACCCGTTCAACTGCTTACATCTGTTCTAAAAGCAATACAAGAACGTAACCAACTTGATACCAGTTTTGTCGATGATGTCATTATGGGCTGCGTCACGCCCGTTGGCGAGCAAGGGGCCGACATTGCCCGTACGGCCGTCATTGAAGCAGGCTATGCCGAGTCAGTGGCAGGTGTACAGCTCAACCGTTTTTGTTCATCGGGCTTAGAGGCCATCAACCAAGCCGCCGCTTACGTGATGTCAGGCCAAGTCGATATGGTGATTGCAGGAGGTGTAGAGTCGATGAGTCGCGTACCGATGGGAACCGACGGCGGGGCATTGTTTATGAACCCTCAGATTGTGGCCCGTCATAACATCGTTCCCCAAGGAATCTCGGCCGACCTGATTGCGACCAAATACGGTTACGCTCGCCGCGACGTTGACAGCTACGCGGCCGAATCTTACCGACGGGCCGTAGAAGCTCAAAAGGACAATCGTTTTGCCAAATCACTTGTTCCTTATAAAGATGAAATAGGCATTACCCTCCTCGACCGCGACGAAGGGGTTCGCCCAGGCACTACTGTTGACTCTTTGGCGGCTTTAAAACCTGCTTTTGAAATGATGGGAAGCATGGGGCTGGATGCTTTGGCATTGATGAAATATGCCGAAATTGATAAAATTAATCACGTTCACCACGCAGGAAATTCTTCTCAAATTGTGGACGGTGCTGCTGGAATTTTGATTGGTTCAAAAGAAATCGGTGACCAACTCGGTCTGCGTCCACGCGCCAAAATCAAAGCCTTTGCTATCGTTGGTTCAGAGCCAACCATCATGCTTACGGGGCCTGTGCCTGCCACCCACAAAGTGCTTAAAAAAGCAGGAATGAGCATCCATGACATTGATTTGTTTGAAGTAAACGAAGCCTTTGCCGCCATTCCTTTGTTTTTTATGGAGCAATTGGGCGTTGACCACGCCAAAGTCAACGTCAACGGTGGAGCAATTGCCTTGGGGCACCCGCTAGGCGCAACGGGGGCTATTATTTCCGCTACCTTGATTGATGAATTGGAACGTTCTGATAAACAATTCGGTCTTTCTACCCTTTGTATTGGCGGCGGAATGGGCATTGCCACCATTTTTGAGCGCGTCAATTAGAAAAACATTTGTGAGTCGGGTTGCTCACAACCCGATTTTTTCATTTTTGCAAAAAATAACATAAACATAAAGTTACGGAAGCGACCATTTTATCGTACATATTGTTGTCTTCTTTAACTTTATGTCTCTATGCGGCTACTTTACCTCCTTATATTCATCTTTCTAGGCATTGGAGCACAACTGCGCGCCCAACTTTACAAGCCTTTCAACCAGTTTTCCTACGATTTGGAGGCAGGTACAGCGTTTGCTACCGAAACCCACACACCCTTTTGGCTCAGAAGTAATCAATACGGAATGGTTCCCCAAACCAATCCTTTTGTAACATTACGGGTCAATCCGCACCGCGATTACCGTACAGACTCGACGCGTCGTTCGGCATTTGACTGGGCAGCGGGGGCATTTTTTGTGACA contains:
- a CDS encoding carbohydrate binding domain-containing protein; its protein translation is MKKLLSFFFVVYIYFPSFGQNFTGGFNFSFPYNDGSNAAFLPKFPAKTIGNPDRVSVNGSNFIVNGQPFRFWGVNITSAAAFPAKTTAPDVATHARKMGINLVRFHHLDNPWGGNEGSIFVSGQSTRTLNSTTLDRLDFFINELKKNNIYTNMNLNVSRTFKTSDGVANADSLLDFAKGVTIFDPQLIALQKEYATQLLGHVNPYTGLKLAEDPCLAMVEIINENSLYGMWEDNQLKSRKDGGSLLYRQAIRLDSLWNAFLVTKYQTQATLQTAWQGSSLNITERVTDGGFEGAMLNTNWTMEQNAGATATATLDNSQAQSGSKSAKVTVTNKGTETWHLQFKYLRFSLQKDTTYTIQFWAKANQAAVLSVSLMQDDSPYKWYGGQNFNLTTTWQLFKINVVSTDDLAGKGRLAFQVGNLPNGTTIWLDNVSLKESTRTAFLAGENLATRNIQRVDYRDRGNYSKQRVADLAQFYIQLQKKFMEEMRTFLRTNLNVQAPITGTNALTGIQEGLEHESMDYYDDHSYWDHPHFPNVAWDASDWTINNTPMVKNAYFSAISSVFSGIPLASKPITISEYNHGYPNRYRAEMVPAMAAYGAFHGMDGVMFFEYNSDVNSTWAADKVGGYFSIHCDHSTMSLFPSCAWAFRNGLITEATPTLVNYSEKDIYWSFEKDNSGRWGKYVPYDFRLQLTHSLRTNTYHHAQGLSSQTFPNVSNGTFQTSTQQTTLNTQTGFLTTNTPRFVALTGFLKDAPNTQVGNFTLKSASEFGALTWVSLNSKPLADSDSSLITITSQTQNTGMVWNAANTSVNNNWGTSPTTVRPLAIEARLTLTAEALRIHKLSTTGQVLSTSDVLPSSPNTFDVSFVQSTDQTLWYALQAIKKSDLLLSVTTSNPSGDVVNVYPNPAQTLLTVEFTLSAPKPVSFEIYNAAASMVFNTTNTMGVTGNNRMTVNVQHLPNGTYFLRIGSQVKRIVISR
- a CDS encoding acetyl-CoA C-acetyltransferase, whose product is MAEAFVYDAVRTPRGRGKSDGSLHEVQPVQLLTSVLKAIQERNQLDTSFVDDVIMGCVTPVGEQGADIARTAVIEAGYAESVAGVQLNRFCSSGLEAINQAAAYVMSGQVDMVIAGGVESMSRVPMGTDGGALFMNPQIVARHNIVPQGISADLIATKYGYARRDVDSYAAESYRRAVEAQKDNRFAKSLVPYKDEIGITLLDRDEGVRPGTTVDSLAALKPAFEMMGSMGLDALALMKYAEIDKINHVHHAGNSSQIVDGAAGILIGSKEIGDQLGLRPRAKIKAFAIVGSEPTIMLTGPVPATHKVLKKAGMSIHDIDLFEVNEAFAAIPLFFMEQLGVDHAKVNVNGGAIALGHPLGATGAIISATLIDELERSDKQFGLSTLCIGGGMGIATIFERVN